Genomic window (Clostridia bacterium):
TTTATCTTTTGTTTTAAAAACAACAACACAGCTTTTCGGTTTCCACCTTTCAGGATACTTAGAAGCTACATTGGGCTTATATTTGTCAACAACTTCCGCTTTAACTGTTTTTACAGGTGAAAATTTATTTTGAATTAGCTTCAATATGATTAAAAACCAACATAACAAAGATATACCAATCAGTATATAATGAATTACTTCTGACATTTTTTCTCCTTTCAACAGCATTCGCCAATCTTTATATACTCATAGGCGTAAAGGATTCAAATCCCATATGCCTTAAACTTGTTAAATTTTCAAAAAGCTTTACACAATTTTATTGTACCATGGATTTTTAAAAATTACAACACAATAAAAATCCACCGGCATAGCCGGTGGTATTTCATTTTCGGGCATAGCCCTACCCGATACTGGCTGCGCACAAGTGCGCTTTTTATTGGCCTGCCAGCCATGCAACGATTACTTGCTACCCATAAATGGGTTATTTTAAG
Coding sequences:
- a CDS encoding DUF2500 family protein is translated as MSEVIHYILIGISLLCWFLIILKLIQNKFSPVKTVKAEVVDKYKPNVASKYPERWKPKSCVVVFKTKDKKLSFVVSEFSYGNYKISKKGTLKYKGNKIISFK